A region of Silurus meridionalis isolate SWU-2019-XX chromosome 17, ASM1480568v1, whole genome shotgun sequence DNA encodes the following proteins:
- the zgc:112962 gene encoding torsin-1A-interacting protein 2 isoform X1 codes for MNGMDTEQTEETDTRLHNQQKESEKDTFGVSGQSDAEQEDNDALDRKRIQDKNENQEMPHAGDGPRSRNFTEQTEETDTRLHNQQKESEKDTFGVSGQSDAEQEDNDALDRKRIQDKNENQEMPHAGDGLRSRKFNNKQKIGGDADSGNSEERQCNSDAGPDTEQTEDTDTRLHNQQKASEKDTFGVSSQSDAEQEDDETLDLKHIQDKNENQEVPYAGDGPRLRTSNKKEKTGLDTDTGLHNQQRESEREDHDTSDGNRIKGKNENQEMPHAGDGPRQRKNKQKTAHLDKGDIFDHAETSSPDVIETCSINYLGVVSYGFCILLAIYLLLVVVPWFTSSPHPQQQLNLLEVFCQELNKVQASFPSQRRELWRRSKIHLQKHLNLTNPTEPVSLILTSGHGAEKTLQCLAQQLAAAFSNTLNSSVINIDGSSKRDQDSDQVKMDIDTTLKNAFAGGKQAAVIHRFEELPPGSTLIFYRYCDHENSAFKKVFLAFTVMLQEEMDFPPNVSLGMVEEAVQEYLKEKFVSSDRTAKFNQMDLDKLSGLWSRISHLILPVAAEQKIEQHGCGEDGSL; via the exons GAATGGACACTGAGCAAACAGAGGAAACTGATACAAGACTGCATAACCaacagaaagagagtgagaaag ATACATTTGGAGTTAGTGGTCAGTCTGATGCAGAACAAGAAGACAATGATGCACTAGATAGAAAACGCATCCAAGACAAGAATGAAAACCAGGAAATGCCACATGCTGGGGATGGCCCGAGATCGAGAAATTTCACTGAGCAAACAGAGGAAACTGATACAAGACTGCATAACCaacagaaagagagtgagaaag ATACATTTGGAGTTAGTGGTCAGTCTGATGCAGAACAAGAAGACAATGACGCACTAGATAGAAAGCGCATTCAAGACAAGAATGAAAACCAGGAAATGCCACATGCTGGGGATGGCCTGAGATCGAGAAAATTCaacaacaaacagaaaataG GTGGAGATGCAGACAGTGGTAATTCTGAAGAACGACAATGTAACTCAGATGCTG GACCAGACACTGAGCAAACAGAGGACACTGATACAAGACTGCATAACCAACAGAAAGCGAGTGAGAAAG ATACATTTGGAGTTAGTAGTCAGTCTGATGCAGAACAAGAAGACGATGAGACACTAGATCTAAAGCACATCCAAGACAAGAATGAAAACCAGGAAGTACCATATGCTGGGGATGGCCCCAGACTAAGGACATCCaacaagaaagagaaaacag GACTGGACACTGATACAGGACTGCATAACcaacagagagaaagtgaaCGAGAAGACCATGACACTTCAGACGGAAATCGCATCAAAGGCAAGAATGAAAACCAGGAAATGCCACATGCTGGGGATGGCCCAAGAcagaggaaaaataaacagaaaacag CCCACCTGGACAAAGGTGACATTTTTGACCATGCTGAAACAAGCAGCCCTGATGTCATCGAAACCTGCAGTATTAATTATCTTGGTGTGGTCTCATATG GATTTTGCATATTACTTGCGATATACCTTCTTCTGGTTGTGGTTCCCTGGTTTACATCATCTCCACACCCACAACAACAGTTAAACTTGCTGGAGGTGTTTTGTCAAGAACTGAACAAGGTCCAAGCCAGTTTTCCCAGTCAGCGCCGtgaactgtggaggagaagCAAAATCCACCTCCAGAAACATCTGAATCTGACTAATCCAACTGAACCAGTGAGTCTCATCCTAACTTCTGGTCATGGGGCTGAAAAGACTCTGCAATGTCTGGCTCAACAGTTAGCTGCAGCATTTTCTAACACTCTCAACTCCTCTGTAATAAATATTGATGGAAGCAGCAAAAGAGACCAAGACAGCGACCAGGTTAAAATGGACATTGATACAACACTGAAGAATGCCTTTGCGGGCGGCAAACAAGCGGCTGTTATTCACCGTTTTGAAGAGCTTCCTCCTGGATCTACTCTCATCTTCTACCGCTACTGTGACCATGAGAATTCTGCCTTTAAGAAAGTCTTTTTGGCTTTCACTGTCATGTTACAGGAAGAGATGGATTTCCCACCAAATGTCAGTCTGGGAATGGTGGAGGAGGCAGTTCAAGAGTATTTAAAAGAGAAGTTTGTCTCCTCAGACAGGACGGCTAAGTTTAACCAGATGGATTTAGACAAGCTAAGTGGGCTGTGGAGTAGAATCTCCCAT CTCATCCTACCAGTAGCTGCAGAGCAGAAGATTGAACAACACGGCTGTGGAGAGGATGGGTCCTTATAA
- the zgc:112962 gene encoding torsin-1A-interacting protein 2 isoform X2, whose translation MNGMDTEQTEETDTRLHNQQKESEKDTFGVSGQSDAEQEDNDALDRKRIQDKNENQEMPHAGDGPRSRNFTEQTEETDTRLHNQQKESEKDTFGVSGQSDAEQEDNDALDRKRIQDKNENQEMPHAGDGLRSRKFNNKQKIGGDADSGNSEERQCNSDAGPDTEQTEDTDTRLHNQQKASEKDTFGVSSQSDAEQEDDETLDLKHIQDKNENQEVPYAGDGPRLRTSNKKEKTGLDTDTGLHNQQRESEREDHDTSDGNRIKGKNENQEMPHAGDGPRQRKNKQKTAHLDKGDIFDHAETSSPDVIETCSINYLGVVSYGFCILLAIYLLLVVVPWFTSSPHPQQQLNLLEVFCQELNKVQASFPSQRRELWRRSKIHLQKHLNLTNPTEPVSLILTSGHGAEKTLQCLAQQLAAAFSNTLNSSVINIDGSSKRDQDSDQVKMDIDTTLKNAFAGGKQAAVIHRFEELPPGSTLIFYRYCDHENSAFKKVFLVFTVMLPVEELDFKLSLGAVEEQVQEALKEKFVSSDRTAKFNQMDVDKLSGLWSRISHLILPVAAEQKIEQHGCGEDGSL comes from the exons GAATGGACACTGAGCAAACAGAGGAAACTGATACAAGACTGCATAACCaacagaaagagagtgagaaag ATACATTTGGAGTTAGTGGTCAGTCTGATGCAGAACAAGAAGACAATGATGCACTAGATAGAAAACGCATCCAAGACAAGAATGAAAACCAGGAAATGCCACATGCTGGGGATGGCCCGAGATCGAGAAATTTCACTGAGCAAACAGAGGAAACTGATACAAGACTGCATAACCaacagaaagagagtgagaaag ATACATTTGGAGTTAGTGGTCAGTCTGATGCAGAACAAGAAGACAATGACGCACTAGATAGAAAGCGCATTCAAGACAAGAATGAAAACCAGGAAATGCCACATGCTGGGGATGGCCTGAGATCGAGAAAATTCaacaacaaacagaaaataG GTGGAGATGCAGACAGTGGTAATTCTGAAGAACGACAATGTAACTCAGATGCTG GACCAGACACTGAGCAAACAGAGGACACTGATACAAGACTGCATAACCAACAGAAAGCGAGTGAGAAAG ATACATTTGGAGTTAGTAGTCAGTCTGATGCAGAACAAGAAGACGATGAGACACTAGATCTAAAGCACATCCAAGACAAGAATGAAAACCAGGAAGTACCATATGCTGGGGATGGCCCCAGACTAAGGACATCCaacaagaaagagaaaacag GACTGGACACTGATACAGGACTGCATAACcaacagagagaaagtgaaCGAGAAGACCATGACACTTCAGACGGAAATCGCATCAAAGGCAAGAATGAAAACCAGGAAATGCCACATGCTGGGGATGGCCCAAGAcagaggaaaaataaacagaaaacag CCCACCTGGACAAAGGTGACATTTTTGACCATGCTGAAACAAGCAGCCCTGATGTCATCGAAACCTGCAGTATTAATTATCTTGGTGTGGTCTCATATG GATTTTGCATATTACTTGCGATATACCTTCTTCTGGTTGTGGTTCCCTGGTTTACATCATCTCCACACCCACAACAACAGTTAAACTTGCTGGAGGTGTTTTGTCAAGAACTGAACAAGGTCCAAGCCAGTTTTCCCAGTCAGCGCCGtgaactgtggaggagaagCAAAATCCACCTCCAGAAACATCTGAATCTGACTAATCCAACTGAACCAGTGAGTCTCATCCTAACTTCTGGTCATGGGGCTGAAAAGACTCTGCAATGTCTGGCTCAACAGTTAGCTGCAGCATTTTCTAACACTCTCAACTCCTCTGTAATAAATATTGATGGAAGCAGCAAAAGAGACCAAGACAGCGACCAGGTTAAAATGGACATTGATACAACACTGAAGAATGCCTTTGCGGGCGGCAAACAAGCGGCTGTTATTCACCGTTTTGAAGAGCTTCCTCCTGGATCTACTCTCATCTTCTACCGCTACTGTGACCATGAGAATTCTGCCTTTAAGAAA GTCTTTTTGGTTTTCACTGTCATGCTCCCTGTTGAGGAGCTAGATTTTAAACTTAGTCTGGGTGCAGTGGAAGAACAGGTGCAAGAGGCGTTAAAAGAGAAGTTCGTCTCCTCAGACAGGACAGCTAAGTTTAACCAGATGGATGTTGACAAGCTAAGTGGGCTGTGGAGTAGAATCTCCCATCTCATCCTACCAGTAGCTGCAGAGCAGAAGATTGAACAACACGGCTGTGGAGAGGATGGGTCCTTATAA
- the zgc:112962 gene encoding torsin-1A-interacting protein 1 isoform X3 has protein sequence MDCVKLESAELRRSTRLSRNKVFAIELKPREALKRKRDIKHVPTMEECNTDEGSPDKIPKLQVTKDAEDRPENGDQINTVEMDVEEEEEEDADQNQNMSSEDESENCGEGMKTKPVFNEDVVIKTLHVGSQNTEEIRAYLRKQTNKHQKSQVPELPKMSGCGDTVHEPTRTDFASTNIKQVKNRTDILTLKSSIKEYQNKMKEKARGYSGPNLQDMDRYPYVEDQKTHITHKTNNLSAEKQSLNYTNTESRKRVLKKAGLTSPSKATACSVFRWLQWAVFLLASLVLGLMGYQHFPSSIKTTELQTRSLYGASFGTHLGHLRQLFPSQRPELWKRTEVHVRRHLNLTDPTEPVSLMLTSGRRAEKTLRCLAQQLAAAFSNTLNSSVLEIDGTSKSSQDSDQVKLDIDKLLEEAFAGGTQAAVIQRFEELPPGSTLIFYRYCDHENSAFKKVFLVFTVMLPVEELDFKLSLGAVEEQVQEALKEKFVSSDRTAKFNQMDVDKLSGLWSRISHLILPVAAEQKIEQHGCGEDGSL, from the exons ATGGATTGCGTCAAACTGGAGAGTGCTGAATTGAGAAGAAGCACCAGACTATCCCGGAATAAAG TCTTTGCAATAGAACTAAAACCAAGAGAAGCActgaagaggaagagagacatCAAACATGTTCCTACCATGGAAGAGTGTAACACAGATGAAG GATCTCCTGATAAAATCCCAAAGCTTCAGGTGACAAAGGATGCAGAAGACAGACCTGAGAATGGGGACCAAATTAATACAGTGGAAATGGAtgtagaggaagaggaagaggaagatgcaGATCAAAACCAAAACATGAGTTCAGAGGATGAAAGTGAGAATTGTGGTGAAGGCATGAAGA CAAAGCCTGTTTTCAATGAGGATGTGGTCATCAAAACACTGCATGTGGGGAGTCAAAATACAGAGGAGATAAGGGCATATTTAcgaaagcaaacaaacaaacatcaaaaGTCACAGGTGCCTGAGCTGCCCAAAATGTCAGGCTGTGGAGACACTGTGCATG AACCCACCAGAACAGATTTTGCTTCTACCAATATCAAACAAGTGAAAAATAGGACGGACATTTTGACATTGAAAAGCAGTATAAAAGAAtatcaaaacaaaatgaaggAGAAAGCCAGAG GTTATTCTGGTCCTAATCTTCAGGACATGGACAGGTACCCATATGTGGAAGACCagaaaacacacatcacacacaagaCAAATAATCTTTCTGCTGAGAAACAGTCCCTGaactacacaaacacag AATCAAGGAAACGAGTTTTAAAGAAAGCAGGGTTAACTTCTCCCTCAAAAG CGACTGCATGTAGTGTATTCAGGTGGCTTCAGTGGGCTGTGTTCCTGCTGGCCTCACTTGTGTTGGGCTTAATGGGTTACCAACACTTTCCATCCTCAATCAAAACAACTGAACTCCAAACCAGGTCATTGTACGGTGCATCTTTTGGAACCCACTTAGGTCACCTGAGGCAGTTATTCCCAAGTCAGCGACCAGAACTTTGGAAAAGGACTGAGGTGCATGTTAGGCGTCACCTTAATCTGACTGATCCAACAGAACCAGTGAGTCTCATGCTAACTTCTGGTCGTAGGGCTGAAAAGACTCTGCGCTGTCTGGCTCAACAGTTAGCTGCAGCATTTTCTAACACTCTCAATTCCTCAGTCCTGGAGATTGATGGAACCAGCAAAAGTTCCCAAGATAGTGACCAGGTTAAACTGGACATTGATAAACTGCTGGAAGAGGCCTTTGCAGGCGGCACACAAGCAGCTGTTATTCAACGTTTTGAAGAGCTTCCTCCTGGATCTACTCTCATCTTCTACCGCTACTGTGACCATGAGAATTCTGCCTTTAAGAAAGTCTTTTTGGTTTTCACTGTCATGCTCCCTGTTGAGGAGCTAGATTTTAAACTTAGTCTGGGTGCAGTGGAAGAACAGGTGCAAGAGGCGTTAAAAGAGAAGTTCGTCTCCTCAGACAGGACAGCTAAGTTTAACCAGATGGATGTTGACAAGCTAAGTGGGCTGTGGAGTAGAATCTCCCATCTCATCCTACCAGTAGCTGCAGAGCAGAAGATTGAACAACACGGCTGTGGAGAGGATGGGTCCTTATAA
- the depdc1a gene encoding DEP domain-containing protein 1A isoform X1 — MESHIITPGPYRATKLWNEVTKLFRAGMPVKKHRQHLKAYPSCFTATAAVDWLHDLLRHNCNFGPEVTRQQTVQLLKKFLKNHVIENVKGRWGVEDFEDNSQLYRFPPTSPLKPIPASSQGTRKKSLSLKDREGFFKLRASKKFDKEIQENIAPAVEDSSNSASSEEAVQCREITEEEIQDIWKNATLTHLQKLLGLPSLEDVLNPAEVNSHYIVYNMTKVNKHGVVTLEDKSEDLPHWVLSAMKCLANWPKFDQPSYPGFERDVFKSVSDYFHSLPQPMLTFQYYELFVNVLVLCGYAAAPNTQRGKRKNLEGLSYPQPAKAPHLNSANAFRSTECLLLSLIRKESFEETDSPMKEVFATKIRTQFAGSRARSNGRQLNRFPRRSCSLERILDESVDSCPKWELFRSAESLASTRTNSTSPSSQGSFEVNMEPKPDCSSSVSCNTSTSDTCSGIETSQSNSSSSSHLLSECQPTKQRSARPRPRSIGNCLDILEHREMSESSFSINAPIAEITMRPDLSSSTVSLRGLGLVRLHGSCLDVSTGPSNSRLCRSSLDLCKAGVPSRPSMSSIARRPSPEQSLLQPALERLAIEALQLCTLLLPPVSRRKLQLLLRMISRMSQNVDMPRLHDTIGTRTLMVQTFSRCVLSCEEEVDLDELLATRLLSFLMDHHQEVLQTPMYLRTAVEQHVAYLRSQKRHGLPTYSFCKQISTQEFEEQKLSLSQTAVAELLESIIKDKGMSVKEKKKKLRLFQKEYPDIYTHRFPTTESEAQLFADKPKIKPPMLIGMRKAKAFSIRN; from the exons ATGGAGTCGCACATTATTACACCAGGTCCTTACCGAGCTACCAAACTG TGGAATGAAGTCACTAAGCTTTTCCGGGCGGGGATGCCTGTGAAGAAGCATCGGCAGCACTTGAAAGCTTATCCGAGCTGCTTCACCGCCACCGCAGCTGTGGACTGGTTACACGATCTCCTCAGACACAATTGTAACTTTGGACCTGAGGTCACCAGGCAGCAGACTGTCCAACTTTTAaagaaattcttaaaaaatcacGTCATTGAGAATGTGAAAGGACGGTGGGGTGTCGAGGACTTTGAGGACAACAGTCAGCTGTACAG GTTTCCACCAACATCACCGCTGAAGCCGATCCCAGCTAGTTCTCAAGGCACAAGGAAAAAGAGTTTGTCTTTGAAGGACAGAGAGGGCTTCTTTAAATTGAGAGCTTCCAAGAAATTTGACAAAGAAATCCAA GAAAATATAGCTCCAGCTGTAGAAGATTCTTCCAACAGTGCATCCTCAGAAGAGGCTGTACAATGTAGAGAAATTACAGAGGAAGAAATTCAGGATATTTGGAAAAATGCAACATTAACACA TTTGCAGAAGTTGCTTGGTTTGCCATCTCTGGAAGATGTTTTGAATCCAGCAGAAGTCAATTCCCACTATATTGTGTATAACATGACCAAAGTGAACAAACATGGAGTTGTAACTTTGGAAGATAAGAGCG AAGATCTACCTCACTGGGTTTTGTCAGCCATGAAATGTCTCGCAAACT GGCCAAAATTTGACCAGCCATCTTACCCAGGCTTTGAAAGGGATGTCTTCAAATCAGTGTCTGACTATTTTCACAGTCTTCCCCAGCCAATGCTGACCTTCCAGTACTATGAATTGTTTGTTAATGTTCTGG TTTTGTGCGGTTATGCAGCTGCTCCCAATACACAGCGTGGCAAGCGTAAAAACCTGGAGGGATTGAGCTATCCACAGCCAGCTAAAGCCCCTCACCTGAACTCTGCGAATGCCTTTAGATCCACTGAGTGCCTCTTGTTGAGTTTGATAAGAAAGGAATCTTTTGAAGAGACAGATTCACCGATGAAAGAGGTGTTTGCCACTAAAATTAGGACCCAGTTTGCGGGTTCAAGGGCACGTTCCAACGGACGTCAACTTAACAGGTTTCCACGCAGGAGCTGCTCATTGGAAAGAATCCTGGACGAATCTGTAGATTCGTGCCCTAAATGGGAGCTTTTTAGGTCTGCTGAAAGTCTAGCATCAACAAGGACTAACAGCACTAGTCCCTCCTCTCAAGGAAGTTTTGAAGTAAATATGGAGCCTAAGCCTGATTGTTCTTCCTCCGTGTCCTGTAACACCTCGACAAGTGATACTTGTTCTGGTATAGAGACTTCTCAAAGCAACAGTAGCTCAAGCTCCCATCTCCTCTCAGAATGTCAACCCACCAAGCAGAGATCTGCCCGGCCTCGGCCCAGGAGCATCGGGAATTGTCTTGATATATTGGAGCACAGAGAAATGTCAGAAAGTTCCTTTAGCATCAATGCTCCAATAGCAGAAATTACTATGAGACCAGACTTGTCCTCCTCTACCGTTAGTCTTAGAGGTCTTGGGTTGGTCCGTTTGCATGGAAGTTGCTTGGATGTCAGCACAGGGCCAAGCAATAGCAGACTCTGTCGTAGCTCTCTGGATCTGTGCAAGGCTGGTGTGCCGTCTCGTCCCTCAATGTCTTCCATTGCACGTCGCCCGAGTCCTGAGCAAA GCTTGCTCCAGCCTGCACTGGAGCGGCTTGCTATTGAGGCCCTGCAACTCTGCACCCTACTCCTTCCTCCGGTATCACGACGCAAACTGCAACTGCTCCTGCGCATGATCTCACGCATGAGCCAGAACGTGGACATGCCTCGGTTGCATGACACCATCGGGACACGCACGCTG atGGTGCAAACATTCTCTCGCTGTGTATTGAGCTGTGAGGAGGAAGTAGATCTGGATGAGCTCTTGGCCACCAGGCTGCTGTCATTTTTAATGGACCATCATCAAGAGGTTCTCCAGACACCCATGTACCTGCGCACTGCTGTTGAACAACACGTCGCCTACCTCAGATCACAG AAGAGACACGGTCTTCCAACCTACTCATTCTGCAAACAGATCAGCACTCAGGAGTTTGAGGAGCAGAAGCTGTCTTTGTCTCAAACAGCTGTTGCAGAGCTGCTGGAGAGCATCATCAAGGACAAAGGCATGTCAGtcaaggagaagaaaaagaaactcaGATTG TTTCAGAAAGAATATCCTGACATCTATACTCACCGCTTCCCCACCACAGAGAGTGAGGCACAGCTTTTCGCAGATAAACCAAAGATCAAACCACCAATGTTGATTGGCATGAGGAAAGCAAAGGCATTTAGCATTCGCAACTAA
- the depdc1a gene encoding DEP domain-containing protein 1A isoform X2, protein MESHIITPGPYRATKLWNEVTKLFRAGMPVKKHRQHLKAYPSCFTATAAVDWLHDLLRHNCNFGPEVTRQQTVQLLKKFLKNHVIENVKGRWGVEDFEDNSQLYRFPPTSPLKPIPASSQGTRKKSLSLKDREGFFKLRASKKFDKEIQENIAPAVEDSSNSASSEEAVQCREITEEEIQDIWKNATLTHLQKLLGLPSLEDVLNPAEVNSHYIVYNMTKVNKHGVVTLEDKSEDLPHWVLSAMKCLANWPKFDQPSYPGFERDVFKSVSDYFHSLPQPMLTFQYYELFVNVLGLLQPALERLAIEALQLCTLLLPPVSRRKLQLLLRMISRMSQNVDMPRLHDTIGTRTLMVQTFSRCVLSCEEEVDLDELLATRLLSFLMDHHQEVLQTPMYLRTAVEQHVAYLRSQKRHGLPTYSFCKQISTQEFEEQKLSLSQTAVAELLESIIKDKGMSVKEKKKKLRLFQKEYPDIYTHRFPTTESEAQLFADKPKIKPPMLIGMRKAKAFSIRN, encoded by the exons ATGGAGTCGCACATTATTACACCAGGTCCTTACCGAGCTACCAAACTG TGGAATGAAGTCACTAAGCTTTTCCGGGCGGGGATGCCTGTGAAGAAGCATCGGCAGCACTTGAAAGCTTATCCGAGCTGCTTCACCGCCACCGCAGCTGTGGACTGGTTACACGATCTCCTCAGACACAATTGTAACTTTGGACCTGAGGTCACCAGGCAGCAGACTGTCCAACTTTTAaagaaattcttaaaaaatcacGTCATTGAGAATGTGAAAGGACGGTGGGGTGTCGAGGACTTTGAGGACAACAGTCAGCTGTACAG GTTTCCACCAACATCACCGCTGAAGCCGATCCCAGCTAGTTCTCAAGGCACAAGGAAAAAGAGTTTGTCTTTGAAGGACAGAGAGGGCTTCTTTAAATTGAGAGCTTCCAAGAAATTTGACAAAGAAATCCAA GAAAATATAGCTCCAGCTGTAGAAGATTCTTCCAACAGTGCATCCTCAGAAGAGGCTGTACAATGTAGAGAAATTACAGAGGAAGAAATTCAGGATATTTGGAAAAATGCAACATTAACACA TTTGCAGAAGTTGCTTGGTTTGCCATCTCTGGAAGATGTTTTGAATCCAGCAGAAGTCAATTCCCACTATATTGTGTATAACATGACCAAAGTGAACAAACATGGAGTTGTAACTTTGGAAGATAAGAGCG AAGATCTACCTCACTGGGTTTTGTCAGCCATGAAATGTCTCGCAAACT GGCCAAAATTTGACCAGCCATCTTACCCAGGCTTTGAAAGGGATGTCTTCAAATCAGTGTCTGACTATTTTCACAGTCTTCCCCAGCCAATGCTGACCTTCCAGTACTATGAATTGTTTGTTAATGTTCTGG GCTTGCTCCAGCCTGCACTGGAGCGGCTTGCTATTGAGGCCCTGCAACTCTGCACCCTACTCCTTCCTCCGGTATCACGACGCAAACTGCAACTGCTCCTGCGCATGATCTCACGCATGAGCCAGAACGTGGACATGCCTCGGTTGCATGACACCATCGGGACACGCACGCTG atGGTGCAAACATTCTCTCGCTGTGTATTGAGCTGTGAGGAGGAAGTAGATCTGGATGAGCTCTTGGCCACCAGGCTGCTGTCATTTTTAATGGACCATCATCAAGAGGTTCTCCAGACACCCATGTACCTGCGCACTGCTGTTGAACAACACGTCGCCTACCTCAGATCACAG AAGAGACACGGTCTTCCAACCTACTCATTCTGCAAACAGATCAGCACTCAGGAGTTTGAGGAGCAGAAGCTGTCTTTGTCTCAAACAGCTGTTGCAGAGCTGCTGGAGAGCATCATCAAGGACAAAGGCATGTCAGtcaaggagaagaaaaagaaactcaGATTG TTTCAGAAAGAATATCCTGACATCTATACTCACCGCTTCCCCACCACAGAGAGTGAGGCACAGCTTTTCGCAGATAAACCAAAGATCAAACCACCAATGTTGATTGGCATGAGGAAAGCAAAGGCATTTAGCATTCGCAACTAA